Proteins from a genomic interval of Trifolium pratense cultivar HEN17-A07 linkage group LG6, ARS_RC_1.1, whole genome shotgun sequence:
- the LOC123889197 gene encoding uncharacterized protein LOC123889197 isoform X2, which produces MGGGSITHEDSCLDQDFPFLSSPLAPRDTLSLQNKDNRVNEKNGLDFGEVSEESTETSSTADFVICERKRLSIYQEILQSYDELKIDSKSLKEAKEKILRYRPGTWTEKVRGLNLCDYDVPETTCLILVGPSGSGKSSLINRISKVFDDDKFAPERAQISYNSLIGDGTYFLREFMIPRESNSICLYDTRSLSDNSHENNKMLKNWMTKGLRHGEIVVSRDTQRLSKSLKCKGGKKGFFSGKSRKVNFVICVLNGLSVLNVMGNARGDFEAQYIEAIVSTFNCPYLSFKDDKPVLVLTHGDLLSLSDRGRVRAYLGELLGIPPTKQIFDIPDCDDLVTESAIIGMLRYTLEHADRNFPQKSNVMNKVHKISLSLFMILLILGIGFGIGLEQKKFMHQYHAPQAQAPQPQTCSRIVQDMPPNVDVPKKDPKIERRNLKVPKKDHKIERPKLKVPEKEANIEWHKIRHIW; this is translated from the exons ATGGGTGGTGGTTCTATTACACATGAAGATTCTTGTTTGGATCAAGATTTTCCCTTTCTTTCCTCCCCACTCGCTCCCAG GGATACCTTGAGCTTGCAGAATAAAGACAATAGAGtgaatgagaaaaatggatTAGATTTTGGAGAAGTTAGTGAAGAAAGTACAGAGACTTCTTCTACTGCTGATTTTGTTATCTGTGAAAGGAAGAGACTTAGTATCTACCAAGAAATCCTGCAAAGTTACGATGAATTGAAGATTGATAGTAAGAGTTTGAAAGAGGCGAAAGAAAAAATCTTGAG GTACAGACCTGGAACATGGACTGAGAAGGTCAGGGGCTTAAATTTATGTGATTATGATGTACCAGAGACAACGTGCCTTATATTGGTTGGTCCAAGTGGATCGGGGAAAAGTAGTCTCATAAATAGAATCTCTAAGGTGTTCGATGATGACAAATTCGCACCTGAAAGAGCACAAATATCAT ATAATTCACTTATAGGGGATGGAACTTACTTCCTCCGCGAATTTATGATTCCAAGAGAGTCAAATTCTATCTGTCTGTATGATACACGTAGTTTGTCGGATAATTCACATGAGAATAATAAAATGCTGAAAAATTGGATGACAAAAGGTCTTCGTCATGGAGAGATTGTTGTCAG TCGAGATACTCAAAGACTGAGTAAGAGTTTGAAGTGTAAAGGTGGTAAGAAAGGATTCTTTTCCGGTAAGAGCAGAAAAGTTAATTTTGTTATATGTGTCCTTAATGGTCTTTCGGTTCTGAATGTGATGGGGAATGCTCGCGGTGATTTTGAGGCACAGTATATTGAAGcaattgtttctactttcaaTTGCCCATACCTGTCATTTAAAG ATGACAAACCTGTACTTGTTTTAACTCATGGCGATCTCCTATCACTCTCTGACCGTGGTCGTGTTCGAGCATATTTGGGGGAGTTATTGGGAATTCCACCAACAAAGCAAATTTTTGACATCCCAG ACTGTGATGACCTAGTGACTGAATCTGCGATAATTGGAATGTTAAGATATACTCTTGAGCATGCTGACAGAAATTTTCCTCAGAAAAGCAATGTTATGAATAAG GTTCATAAAATATCTCTATCACTATTCATGATTTTGCTTATACTAGGAATAGGATTTGGCATTGGCTTGGAACAAAAAAAGTTCATGCACCAGTACCATGCCCCTCAAGCTCAAGCACCTCAACCGCAAACTTGTAGTAGAATAGTTCAAGACATGCCTCCAAATGTGGATGTTCCTAAAAAGGACCCCAAGATAGAGCGTCGAAATCTGAAAGTTCCTAAAAAGGATCACAAGATAGAGCGTCCAAAACTGAAAGTACCTGAAAAGGAAGCCAACATAGAGTGGCATAAAATTCGGCACATATGGTAG
- the LOC123889197 gene encoding uncharacterized protein LOC123889197 isoform X1 — protein sequence MGGGSITHEDSCLDQDFPFLSSPLAPRDTLSLQNKDNRVNEKNGLDFGEVSEESTETSSTADFVICERKRLSIYQEILQSYDELKIDSKSLKEAKEKILRYRPGTWTEKVRGLNLCDYDVPETTCLILVGPSGSGKSSLINRISKVFDDDKFAPERAQISYNSLIGDGTYFLREFMIPRESNSICLYDTRSLSDNSHENNKMLKNWMTKGLRHGEIVVSSRDTQRLSKSLKCKGGKKGFFSGKSRKVNFVICVLNGLSVLNVMGNARGDFEAQYIEAIVSTFNCPYLSFKDDKPVLVLTHGDLLSLSDRGRVRAYLGELLGIPPTKQIFDIPDCDDLVTESAIIGMLRYTLEHADRNFPQKSNVMNKVHKISLSLFMILLILGIGFGIGLEQKKFMHQYHAPQAQAPQPQTCSRIVQDMPPNVDVPKKDPKIERRNLKVPKKDHKIERPKLKVPEKEANIEWHKIRHIW from the exons ATGGGTGGTGGTTCTATTACACATGAAGATTCTTGTTTGGATCAAGATTTTCCCTTTCTTTCCTCCCCACTCGCTCCCAG GGATACCTTGAGCTTGCAGAATAAAGACAATAGAGtgaatgagaaaaatggatTAGATTTTGGAGAAGTTAGTGAAGAAAGTACAGAGACTTCTTCTACTGCTGATTTTGTTATCTGTGAAAGGAAGAGACTTAGTATCTACCAAGAAATCCTGCAAAGTTACGATGAATTGAAGATTGATAGTAAGAGTTTGAAAGAGGCGAAAGAAAAAATCTTGAG GTACAGACCTGGAACATGGACTGAGAAGGTCAGGGGCTTAAATTTATGTGATTATGATGTACCAGAGACAACGTGCCTTATATTGGTTGGTCCAAGTGGATCGGGGAAAAGTAGTCTCATAAATAGAATCTCTAAGGTGTTCGATGATGACAAATTCGCACCTGAAAGAGCACAAATATCAT ATAATTCACTTATAGGGGATGGAACTTACTTCCTCCGCGAATTTATGATTCCAAGAGAGTCAAATTCTATCTGTCTGTATGATACACGTAGTTTGTCGGATAATTCACATGAGAATAATAAAATGCTGAAAAATTGGATGACAAAAGGTCTTCGTCATGGAGAGATTGTTGTCAG TAGTCGAGATACTCAAAGACTGAGTAAGAGTTTGAAGTGTAAAGGTGGTAAGAAAGGATTCTTTTCCGGTAAGAGCAGAAAAGTTAATTTTGTTATATGTGTCCTTAATGGTCTTTCGGTTCTGAATGTGATGGGGAATGCTCGCGGTGATTTTGAGGCACAGTATATTGAAGcaattgtttctactttcaaTTGCCCATACCTGTCATTTAAAG ATGACAAACCTGTACTTGTTTTAACTCATGGCGATCTCCTATCACTCTCTGACCGTGGTCGTGTTCGAGCATATTTGGGGGAGTTATTGGGAATTCCACCAACAAAGCAAATTTTTGACATCCCAG ACTGTGATGACCTAGTGACTGAATCTGCGATAATTGGAATGTTAAGATATACTCTTGAGCATGCTGACAGAAATTTTCCTCAGAAAAGCAATGTTATGAATAAG GTTCATAAAATATCTCTATCACTATTCATGATTTTGCTTATACTAGGAATAGGATTTGGCATTGGCTTGGAACAAAAAAAGTTCATGCACCAGTACCATGCCCCTCAAGCTCAAGCACCTCAACCGCAAACTTGTAGTAGAATAGTTCAAGACATGCCTCCAAATGTGGATGTTCCTAAAAAGGACCCCAAGATAGAGCGTCGAAATCTGAAAGTTCCTAAAAAGGATCACAAGATAGAGCGTCCAAAACTGAAAGTACCTGAAAAGGAAGCCAACATAGAGTGGCATAAAATTCGGCACATATGGTAG
- the LOC123893123 gene encoding chloroplast envelope quinone oxidoreductase homolog isoform X1 produces the protein MEKKLMHAIQYIAYGGGSNALKHVEVPVPSPSKDEVLIKLEAASINPFDWKVQKRMLWPILPPKFPYIPCTDIAGEVTEVGKGVKKFKPGDKVVGLVSPFSGGGLAEFAVVKESIAASIPPEISAADCAGLPVAGLTALQALSKSIGIKLDGSGERKNILITAASGGVGHYAVQLAKLGNTHVTATCGARNIEFVKSLGADEVIDYKTPDGAALKSPSGKQYDGVVHCAAECPWSIFEPNLSMNGKVVDITPSSSSMMTFALKKITCSKKQLVPLLLIPKGKDLEYLVDLVKQGKLRTVIDSKYPLTKAEDGWAKSIDGHATGKIIFEF, from the exons ATGGAGAAGAAACTCATGCATGCTATTCAGTACATTGCCTATGGTGGAGGATCCAATGCCTTAAAG CATGTTGAAGTTCCGGTACCAAGTCCTAGTAAAGACGAGGTATTGATAAAATTGGAAGCAGCTAGTATAAATCCATTTGATTGGAAAGTACAGAAACGCATGTTGTGGCCAATTTTGCCTCCCAAGTTCCCATATATACCTT GTACTGATATAGCAGGAGAGGTCACGGAGGTTGGTAAAGGTGTTAAAAAGTTCAAACCAGGCGACAAAGTTGTAGGCTTAGTCAGCCCCTTT AGTGGCGGAGGACTAGCCGAGTTTGCTGTTGTTAAGGAGAGTATCGCTGCTTCAATACCACCAGAAATCTCAGCAGCCGATTGTGCCGGCTTACCAGTCGCTGGACTAACAGCACTTCAAGCACTCTCAAAATCCATAGGGATCAAACTCGACGGAAGCGGCGAGCGAAAAAACATTTTGATCACCGCTGCATCAGGCGGTGTAGGCCACTATGCAGTTCAATTAGCAAAGCTAGGTAACACTCATGTGACAGCCACATGCGGCGCTAGAAACATCGAATTCGTCAAAAGTTTAGGAGCCGATGAGGTAATTGACTATAAGACACCAGATGGTGCTGCATTAAAGAGTCCATCCGGTAAGCAATACGACGGAGTGGTTCATTGTGCAGCGGAATGTCCATGGTCAATTTTTGAGCCTAATTTAAGTATGAATGGTAAAGTTGTAGATATAACTCCTAGCTCAAGTTCAATGATGACATTTGCACTTAAGAAAATTACTTGTTCCAAAAAACAACTTGTGCCTTTGCTTTTAATTCCAAAGGGTAAGGATCTTGAATATCTTGTTGATTTGGTTAAGCAAGGAAAGCTTAGAACAGTTATAGATTCTAAATATCCTTTAACTAAGGCTGAAGATGGTTGGGCTAAGAGTATTGATGGTCATGCAACTGGGAAGATTATTTTTGAGTTCTAA
- the LOC123893123 gene encoding chloroplast envelope quinone oxidoreductase homolog isoform X2 — translation MEKKLMHAIQYIAYGGGSNALKHVEVPVPSPSKDEVLIKLEAASINPFDWKVQKRMLWPILPPKFPYIPCTDIAGEVTEVGKGVKKFKPGDKVSGGGLAEFAVVKESIAASIPPEISAADCAGLPVAGLTALQALSKSIGIKLDGSGERKNILITAASGGVGHYAVQLAKLGNTHVTATCGARNIEFVKSLGADEVIDYKTPDGAALKSPSGKQYDGVVHCAAECPWSIFEPNLSMNGKVVDITPSSSSMMTFALKKITCSKKQLVPLLLIPKGKDLEYLVDLVKQGKLRTVIDSKYPLTKAEDGWAKSIDGHATGKIIFEF, via the exons ATGGAGAAGAAACTCATGCATGCTATTCAGTACATTGCCTATGGTGGAGGATCCAATGCCTTAAAG CATGTTGAAGTTCCGGTACCAAGTCCTAGTAAAGACGAGGTATTGATAAAATTGGAAGCAGCTAGTATAAATCCATTTGATTGGAAAGTACAGAAACGCATGTTGTGGCCAATTTTGCCTCCCAAGTTCCCATATATACCTT GTACTGATATAGCAGGAGAGGTCACGGAGGTTGGTAAAGGTGTTAAAAAGTTCAAACCAGGCGACAAAGTT AGTGGCGGAGGACTAGCCGAGTTTGCTGTTGTTAAGGAGAGTATCGCTGCTTCAATACCACCAGAAATCTCAGCAGCCGATTGTGCCGGCTTACCAGTCGCTGGACTAACAGCACTTCAAGCACTCTCAAAATCCATAGGGATCAAACTCGACGGAAGCGGCGAGCGAAAAAACATTTTGATCACCGCTGCATCAGGCGGTGTAGGCCACTATGCAGTTCAATTAGCAAAGCTAGGTAACACTCATGTGACAGCCACATGCGGCGCTAGAAACATCGAATTCGTCAAAAGTTTAGGAGCCGATGAGGTAATTGACTATAAGACACCAGATGGTGCTGCATTAAAGAGTCCATCCGGTAAGCAATACGACGGAGTGGTTCATTGTGCAGCGGAATGTCCATGGTCAATTTTTGAGCCTAATTTAAGTATGAATGGTAAAGTTGTAGATATAACTCCTAGCTCAAGTTCAATGATGACATTTGCACTTAAGAAAATTACTTGTTCCAAAAAACAACTTGTGCCTTTGCTTTTAATTCCAAAGGGTAAGGATCTTGAATATCTTGTTGATTTGGTTAAGCAAGGAAAGCTTAGAACAGTTATAGATTCTAAATATCCTTTAACTAAGGCTGAAGATGGTTGGGCTAAGAGTATTGATGGTCATGCAACTGGGAAGATTATTTTTGAGTTCTAA
- the LOC123892015 gene encoding uncharacterized protein LOC123892015 encodes MSERIFIENVEDRKLKHKMEEKSEPRFEKEPKAIPASSQSDVEAIVTPRLDICTKSTSAPLEIGEHSTSYKNATDEPLPEQEVREIPCHYCDKKFSSPQAFGGHQNAHKRERYFKKIEEQRREDEINSIIGFRSSNQIYPYSFSSPINYQRYSYFHNANFPHLISPSMNNTMTSWASGSPSSGYGGLYMPNTTPTIPQFVMQMPNSSFTTPQFGIPNFWDGNQNASLPIPQRSNTFGLGLFSQANQTPSIVEGAERNVNAQLGSQTLQLLPRDPIREGPNQANLNTSLSSAQSTTEEVNLDLTL; translated from the exons ATGTCTGAGCGAATTTTCATTGAAAATGTTGAGGATAGAAAATTGAAGCATAAAATGGAGGAGAAGTCAGAGCCAAGATTTGAGAAGGAACCAAAGGCAATACCAGCATCCTCTCAATCTGATGTTGAGGCTATAGTTACTCCAAGACTTGACATTTGCACCAAGTCCACTTCCGCGCCATTGGAGATTGGTGAACATTCAA CTTCATATAAGAATGCTACTGATGAACCTTTACCTGAGCAAGAAGTGAGGGAAATCCCTTGTCATTATTGCGACAAGAAATTCTCCTCTCCTCAAGCATTTGGAGGTCACCAAAACGCTCATAAGCGTGAACGTTActtcaaaaaaattgaagaacaaaGGAGAGAGGATGAAATAAATTCAATCATAGGATTTAGATCTAGTAATCAAATATACCCTTATTCATTTTCAAGCCCTATTAACTATCAAAGGTATTCTTATTTTCATAATGCTAATTTCCCCCACCTAATTAGCCCTAGTATGAACAATACCATGACTTCTTGGGCTAGTGGTTCTCCTTCTAGTGGCTATGGTGGGTTGTATATGCCAAATACAACCCCTACAATACCCCAATTTGTGATGCAAATGCCAAATTCATCCTTCACAACACCACAATTTGGGATCCCTAATTTTTGGGATGGAAATCAAAATGCTTCATTGCCAATTCCACAAAGATCAAACACTTTCGGTTTGGGGCTTTTTTCTCAAGCAAATCAAACCCCTTCAATTGTTGAAGGTGCGGAAAGAAATGTCAATGCTCAACTTGGTTCTCAAACTCTTCAACTGTTACCTCGTGATCCTATTAGAGAAGGGCCAAATCAAGCAAATCTCAATACGTCTTTATCATCAGCTCAATCAACCACAGAGGAAGTTAACTTGGATCTCACcctttaa
- the LOC123891572 gene encoding uncharacterized protein LOC123891572: protein MAFSSSSTTKMSLKLLIDTKNDKVLFAEASKAVIDFLFNLLCLPIGTVVKLLTTNGMVGSLGNLYQSVENLNQNYIQPNQTKDVLLNPTAQSSSTHEIDGFLTHKYNSDSHSNSDSDDDDDDDDEGTKLYMCPTKCCFQVAYDITRCSRCSKYMNHEVRYVGNRKVADEKKAWNVKSGFVKDVITFMVMDDLVIQPMSTISSITLLNKFNVKEIGTLQEKVVELGMDEGIKLLKASLQSKRVLTSVFLKKKY, encoded by the exons ATggctttttcttcttcttccactaCCAAAATGTCCCTGAAACTTCTCATAGATACAAAGAATGACAAAGTTCTCTTTGCTGAAGCTTCAAAAGCTGTCATAGATTTTCTGTTCAACTTGCTATGCTTGCCAATCGGTACAGTAGTTAAGCTCCTAACCACAAATGGCATGGTTGGTAGCTTAGGAAATCTGTATCAGAGTGTTGAAAATCTCAACCAAAATTACATTCAACCAAACCAAACTAAAGATGTTCTGTTAAACCCAACAGCTCAAAGCTCTTCAACTCATGAAATCGATGGCTTCCTTACCCACAAGTACAACAGTGACAGTCACAGTAACAGTGACAGTGACGATGATGACGATGACGACGATGAAGGGACTAAGTTATACATGTGCCCAACTAAATGTTGTTTTCAGGTGGCATATGATATAACTAGATGTAGTCGTTGCTCTAAGTATATGAACCATGAAGTACGTTATGTTGGAAATAGAAAGGTTGCTGATGAGAAgaaagcttggaatgttaagagtGGTTTTGTGAAAGATGTTATAACTTTTATGGTGATGGATGATTTGGTTATTCAACCCATGTCAACAATTTCTAGCATCACACTGTTGAACAAATTCAATGTCAAAGAAATTGGTACCTTACAAGAAAAGGTGGTTGAGTTGGGCATGGATGAG GGTATCAAGTTGCTAAAGGCTTCTCTGCAATCCAAGCGTGTTTTGACTAGTGTTTTTCTCAAGAAGAAATATTGA
- the LOC123893062 gene encoding cytochrome P450 714C2-like: MSIVVEVVVALGAVLFGLIHFLHVLVLKPRSLRSKLHKQGIHGPSPHFYFGNIQEIKTLLLQQQESQAKQKDVCVSISHNWTSTLFPHIHKWTNQYGPIYLFSSGSIQWLMVADMEMVKEILLNTSLDLGKPSYLSKDMGPLLGQGILSSSGPIWAHQRKIIAPELYLDKVKAMVDQIVDSTNIMLRSWESIIERDGIISEIKIDEDLRSLSADIISRACFGSNYVQGKEIFTKLRDLQKVLSKIYAGIPGFRYLPNKNNRQIWRLEKEINSNISKLVKQRQEEGREQDLLQMILDGANNCEGSDGLLPNSVARDRFIIDNCKNIFFAGHETTAITASWCLMLLATYQDWQDRARAEVLEVCRNGIPDASMLRSMKTLTMVIQETLRLYPPSAFVVRTALQNINMKGIEVPKGMNIQIPISILQHDIDLWGADAHKFNPERFANGVLGACKIPQAYMPFGIGARVCAGQHLALVELKVILSLILSKFCFSLSSSYCHSAAFRLVIVPGHGVVLKMTRI, encoded by the exons ATGAGCATAGTTGTTGAAGTTGTGGTGGCTCTAGGAGCagttttgtttggattgatcCATTTTTTGCATGTTTTGGTTTTGAAACCAAGATCACTAAGATCAAAACTTCATAAGCAGGGTATTCACGGTCCTTCTCCTCACTTCTACTTTGGTAATATCCAAGAAATCAAGACCCTTTTACTCCAACAACAAGAATCACAAGCCAAGCAAAAAGATGTCTGTGTTTCTATATCTCATAACTGGACTTCAACTTTGTTCCCTCATATTCATAAGTGGACAAATCAATATG GTCCAATATACTTATTTTCTTCTGGGAGTATACAATGGTTAATGGTGGCAGATATGGAGATGGTGAAGGAAATCCTCCTAAACACCTCATTGGATCTAGGAAAGCCTTCTTATCTTTCCAAAGATATGGGACCACTCCTAGGCCAAGGTATATTATCCTCAAGTGGACCTATTTGGGCTCATCAGAGGAAGATAATCGCGCCTGAATTGTACCTAGACAAGGTGAAG GCAATGGTTGATCAGATAGTTGATTCCACAAATATAATGCTAAGATCATGGGAGAGTATAATAGAAAGAGATGGAATAATTTCAGAGATTAAAATCGATGAAGATCTGCGAAGCTTGTCAGCTGACATAATTTCTAGAGCTTGTTTTGGGAGCAATTATGTTCAAGGAAAAGAAATATTCACAAAGCTTAGAGATCTTCAAAAGGTCCTCTCCAAGATATATGCTGGAATTCCGGGATTTAG ATACTtgccaaacaaaaacaatagaCAGATATGGAGATTAGAGAAAGAGATTAACTCAAATATATCAAAGCTTGTAAAACAACGCCAAGAAGAAGGTCGTGAGCAAGATCTCTTGCAAATGATACTCGACGGTGCAAACAATTGTGAGGGAAGTGATGGCCTCTTACCAAATTCAGTTGCACGAGACAGGTTCATTATAGATAactgcaaaaatatattttttgctgGACATGAAACTACTGCAATTACAGCATCTTGGTGCTTAATGTTGTTAGCTACATACCAAGATTGGCAAGATCGTGCTCGTGCAGAGGTGCTTGAAGTTTGCAGAAATGGTATTCCAGATGCAAGTATGCTTAGAAGCATGAAAACG TTAACCATGGTGATTCAAGAGACTTTGAGGCTTTATCCACCATCAGCATTTGTTGTCAGAACAGCTTTACAAAATATAAACATGAAAGGTATCGAAGTTCCAAAAGGAATGAATATTCAGATTCCAATCTCAATATTGCAGCATGACATTGATCTTTGGGGCGCCGATGCCCACAAGTTCAATCCAGAAAGATTTGCGAATGGCGTGCTTGGAGCCTGCAAGATTCCACAAGCTTATATGCCATTTGGAATAGGTGCCCGGGTCTGTGCCGGACAGCATTTAGCCCTGGTAGAATTGAAGGTTATTTTGTCTCTCATTCTGTCAAAGTTTTGTTTCTCTCTTTCATCAAGTTACTGCCATTCAGCGGCCTTTCGTTTGGTTATAGTACCTGGTCATGGAGTTGTTCTTAAAATGACAAGAATTTGA
- the LOC123889980 gene encoding 50S ribosomal protein L7/L12-like, which produces MSLLSRVRNCLPNGLLYRQPLYASNVGLNSMKLNVFTRNLGQAARKEEEEDIEEVEIDQRSLPTDFDPATFDPNDHRGPPSERVFRLVDEVSSLTLAEGAELGLILMKKMGIKELPNVGYMKPGSVNLAGMGTKATTAAKEEQKPEKTVFELKLLSYEAASKIKVIKEVRGFTDLGLKEAKDLVEKTPSIIKKGVSKEEGEQIIEKLKALGANVVME; this is translated from the coding sequence ATGAGCTTGCTTTCAAGAGTGAGGAATTGTTTACCCAATGGTTTGTTGTATAGACAGCCTCTTTATGCTAGCAATGTAGGGCTTAATTCTATGAAATTAAATGTATTTACAAGAAACCTAGGTCAAGCTGCAAGGAAAGAGGAAGAAGAGGATATAGAGGAAGTTGAAATTGATCAAAGAAGTCTCCCAACTGATTTTGATCCAGCAACATTTGATCCTAATGACCATCGTGGCCCTCCATCGGAGAGAGTTTTCAGGCTTGTTGATGAAGTGTCGTCTTTAACGCTAGCTGAAGGTGCAGAATTGGGTCTCATTCTGATGAAAAAAATGGGGATAAAGGAATTGCCTAATGTGGGATATATGAAACCAGGATCTGTAAATTTGGCTGGAATGGGAACAAAAGCAACAACAGCAGCCAAGGAGGAACAAAAGCCGGAAAAAACTGTATTTGAATTGAAACTGTTGTCGTATGAAGCAGCTTCCAAAATTAAAGTCATCAAGGAGGTTCGAGGTTTTACTGATTTAGGTTTGAAGGAGGCAAAGGATTTAGTGGAAAAAACGCCTTCTATTATAAAGAAAGGTGTTTCAAAGGAAGAAGGGGAGCAGATAATAGAGAAATTGAAAGCCCTTGGCGCAAATGTCGTTATGGAATGA